The window GATCAGAATTGCCCCAGGTTCATCATTTCTCCGCCATATTGCACGAATACTGCCTTCCAAGTACAGCGCACGAACATGCTCTGCCTCTTCTTCGAGGAGTTGGCGCGTCCACGCAGCCACCGGAAACGCATCAGAGCGACGCCTTGTGACTACTAGAAATTGCAATTCTGCCTCCTTGACTGCTGCTCATTCCGACTCGCTCGCACAATGTCGCGGCAATTTCGCGACTCACTTTAAACGCTCCTGCCATCTCCTACATCTCCCCACGCCGCCAAATGATCGAGGAGAGAACAGACAGACTCTCGCACGCTGTCCTCAAAGTCATATTCAACATGAAGAACGCTATCACTCAGGTCACGCCTGACAACAATGTGCGAGGATTCGAGCGACCTCAGATTCGCGCGAAGGCCCTTCTTTGAGGCGGCGGGAGCAAGACGTGTTAGTTGGCTCAAGCGAACCGGTCCGCTCCGCATGGCGCATAAAATCTGGAGCTTCCATTTGCCGTCCAGGATTTCCTTTACTCTCGTAACTTTCTTAATGTAGACAACACAGTCGTCATGCATTTCTCGCGATCCTCATATACCGACTTCGACCAACAACAGAAACCGAGCAGAGCGAAAAGTCACGCTTCGCACCGCAATTGTTTCGAGTAGCACTCTGTGGCTGTCCATCTCGTCTGCGTTGTTGCTCAAAGTCCAGACGCTCCAGGAGCGAAGAGTTTTGCCGAGCCCGTCGTCATGCAGCGTCTCCTTGATAGACGACGCCTTGACTATCGGTATGTGGGTCCGGTGTCGTCACAGGGAGCAGATCCTTTACATTTACCAAGGCATTTCGGACCGCAGCGCCGCCCGCATAAAACAGTAGCTGCAGGATCGTTTCGACAACCTGTTCTTTGGTCGCCCCGGCGGTTAGAGCCGCTTGGGTATGAGCTCGGAGTTGCTGAACTGTATGTCCGAGCGTTACGCATGACGCAATCACGACTAATTCGCGGGTGATGTGGTCAAGCCCTGGGCGGCTGAGAATTCCCCCAATCGCCCATTCGATCGTTATGTCGGTGAAGTCAGGGCAAAGCCCTTCCATATCCTTCACGAGAGCATCTCCCGCGCCTGTTCCGTACAGCGTTTCGAAGAGTGCAAGGCCGCGATCCCGCAATTCGGGGGTTGAAATCATTTAGGTGACCTCCAATTCATATCCATCCTCACTCATAAGCGAGTGAAAGATAAACATCCATTTTGGCTAGTGATTTCAAAGTATTGCTTGGTAATCTGGTGGTATGGATCGCTTGCAAAGTATGGATGTCTTTGTTCGCACTGTAGAGCGTGGAAACTTCTCCACTGTTGCGGAGGATCTACGTCTCACTGCAACTATGGTTGGCCTGCATGTGAAGGCGTTGGAACACCATCTTGGCGTTCGCCTTCTGAACCGAACGACACGGCGGCAAAGCCTGACTGATGCTGGCAAGCTGTACTACGAACGTTGCAAGCAAATTCTCGGTGATATAGCAGATGCTGAGTCTCGCACATCGACTCTTCAGTCAGTTCCAAGAGGTCGCCTCCGGGTGATGACGCCGGTTTCCTTCGGTGTGCATGCCCTCGCTCCGGCATGCGCGGCGTATTTAGATAAATATCCGGAAGTAGCCATCGATCTGGTCGTTAGTGATCGCCCAGTCGATATGGTCGAAGAGGGCTTTGAGGTGATGGTTGCAATTGGGGATTTGATTGATTCAACTCTGATAGCAAGACCTCTGTTCCCGTATCGCTCCGTGGTGTGCGCTGCGCCCTCCTATATCGAGCGAAATGGTACTCCTAAAAAGCCTGCGGATCTGTCTCGGCACACTTGCCTTGGATTTGCTCATCCGCTAGCGAGTCGGAAATGGCTGCTGGAAGGTCCCCAGGGGCCGGTGAGCGTGCCCGTTTCACTCGCCATGACCGTCAATAATGGAGAAGCACTTCGCATGGCTGCCTTGAGCGGTCTTGGCATCATCATGCAGCCTGAAGTGCTGATCGCGGAGGATATTAGGGTTGGGCGACTGATTCGGCTACTGCCTGACTTCTCGCCAACACCCAAGCCGGTGCATCTTTTGACTTTTCCCGATCAGCACCTAGTGCCGAAAATTCAGACATTTGTAGATTTTCTGACGCAGCACTTTAGACAGGACCCTGGCGATCAGAAGCCCAGGGCCTCAAAAAAAGTCGCAAGCAACTCCACTAAGGTAGTTCAGTCTCGGCAGGGTTGATGGCGGCGAGGGAGTAGCTATAAGGAATGTTCAGGACAATGCCGCGTCAAGTTTTTGAAGCATCGTCTGATATTTCTCTGGATTCTCAATCTGGAGGCGTTCCAAATTCATCAGCTTCCACCGAATCGCTGGGAGTTCGCGAATAGTCGATGAGCCTGTGAGTTCCCAGTCCGGTCTGAGCATATGAAAAGACGTGAGAAAAAGCTTCGAATTCTCATCCAGTCGGGAGCGAATCTCCGCGACCAATTGTTCTCGGGTCGAGAGGAGCGTGTCCAAGGAGGTTTCGTCAACTGTCATCCCGACGAACTCTCTGTCGAAGGCTTGCCGTATGTCCTTCAAGTGGGGTTGTAGCAGTTCATGTGCTGGACGGTTGTGGCTCAGGATATAGGCTAGAAATGTTTGGTAGAGAGCCTTGTCGATTCCTTCATTCGCCAGCAGGTGCTGGACATCGAATAGGTCCCGAGGATGCTGACGATCTATGGCAGCTACCAATTTCCCCGCGTAGAGATCGGTGAACGAAACGAGTTGGATTTCCGCGAAGCCAAATCGTTCCTCTACGATTGGCCGCACAGTCCTCACCTCAACAGGATGGACTGTGCCTCGAAGAACGGGAGTCACTTCGATCTTGATTTGGGCGTTTCTTTGACGAACAAGGACGAGGGTGCCGCCCCCGTTAGCGCTGTCGGTGACGACGCCATCTGGGATCGCTTTACGAATCTTCTGGGCAATACGACTGAGCGCAGATCGAATCCCAATAAGCGATGTCTCTCGGTCCTCAATCGGCACATAAACCAGATCGATGTCCACCGAAAGGCGAGGCAGGTCGCGAACGAAAAGATTGATTGCTGTTCCGCCCTTGAGAGCAAAGCAAGTCTCGGTTGCCACATGGGGCAATACACGGACGAGTAGGGCTACCCGTGCCTCGAAAGCTTCACTGGCCATCGTTGCTGCCTCCGGCGTGGAATAGTTCCATTGGAAGCGTGATCTGATAGCGCGAGTCGAAGTGGCCTTGGGGAACCAGTTGACGCTTTCCTTTCCCGAGATCGACGGCAGACAGATCCAGATGTTTGAACCAGGCATGTCCATGTCTGTCCGCGTACCAGAGGAAGAGCCGCTTTACCTTCACACTCCTGCATTCCCGCAGGAGCTTCTCCAGCAGTTGAGGACGGAGATTGGCCAAACCTTCCATGACGACGTCGACTTGATGAAAGCCCTCGCGATGCGGGAGTTCATCGATCATCTCCAGGATTGCTCGTTCAGGAGCTGACATGGTCAGCGACCATTCCCAGGGGCTCCTGAATTCCGCATCCTTTAGCGATCCTGATGCTTCGCTGGAACGCATATCGTAACGCTTCGCTTCAACGCCGCTATTGGAGTTTGCAAACAGTCCCAAAGAACGGGTTTCAAACTGAGCGGATATAGGCATCTTGGCAAGCCAGGATGGAAGGCCCGCCCCGTACAAGTAAACTCGCGAAGTGTCGCCAGCTTCGACGTAATGAGCGTAGCCGGACAGTTCGACAGCCGTTCGTCCGCCGACGTGGAGTGGTTTGTGCATGAGCTGCTGGAGGGAGAGCACAACAACATCCCATCGCAGTGGGGCCTTGGTGAGTTGGCTTGGCCGCCGGTAAACGCGGGGGCCTATTCTTTCGAGCCAGCCCCTATCAACATAGTCCCGTATCGACGAACGAGTCAGTCCCTGGGCTTGGAGCCAGGCGCTATCCGCCAAGAAGCCCTCCGGCAAGCTCAGCAGCATGTGGTTTAGCCGCGACGATCTTTGTGCGTCCATAACGCACATATTCCTTTATATGTAAACCTGATGTCAAGTTCATGAAATCTCCCTATTGTGCGTCTTGAACGCACATTGGAGCCTTATCGCAAACTTAGATAGTGGAGGTGAACATCAATCGGGCTGCCCGCCCACGGCACAGCCCGATCGCCCGATGGTGATGAATTTTGGTAGCATTTTGGTAGCAAATACTGCCGACTAGGCCGGTTTTGCCGGTTTTTCCAACTCATAAGTGTTGTGCCGTCAACAACTTAGGGTGGCACCCGTAACATGGCATGGAAGAGGTCATCGGTTCGATCCCGATCAGGTCCACCAAACAACCCCTTACAAATCAAGCATATGCCGGGAGGCGTTCACTCCCTCCTCTCGGTGACTTTGTGTCATTTTGTGTCACGCGTTCAGAAGGCTTGCGCCGACTTCTGAGCAGTGCTGCGGTTGAAGCCGACTCCTTCAAGTTTTTCCGACTCCGCGCATCCGATTTTCTTAGCTCCAAGTTGATGGAGTTGATCGTCGATTGCACGCTTGCAGGAATCTCCTGCATATAGACGTCCGTGGTGGTAGCGGTGCGTGAGTGCCGCATGACACCTTGAACATCTTTGATGGTCACGGTAAGGCTCTTCTTTGTTTTGCCCCAATCTCGGATCTTGCCTTTATAAACAGTCTCCGCGACCGTGAGCGTCGATGCTTTGTATTCAAACCGCTTCCATCTAAATGCGAAGAGTTCACTCGGACGCAAGGCGTTCGTCATATCGAGCTCAAGCAAGATGCGATCTCGAAGACTCAACTTCGAAAGCGCTATCCACTCCGAGTCCGTCCAGACTCTGGCTCACCGACTTCACCGGAAAGCGGGACACGATCGCCACTCCGTTATAGGCCTTTTGCGTGACGGCGACGCTTTCGTATCCCAGCGCACGGAATGTCTCCGTAGGAAAGTCAACGCCCTTCAGTTCTTGGAGTAGCAAGATATCCGGCCCACGCTTTTCTAGCCAGTTCTTGACGTGATCAAGTCTCGCTTTGATCGAGTTGACGTTCCAGCTTGCGATCTCCATAGCGGTTCGGTGTTCTCCAATACTCCGTCAGATGCCCATGCGCGGCGTCACGTCAGGAGGCCTAAACTCCACACTGATCGCGCCAGATCTTTGAAAACGCTAAGGGAGAGAGTCAAAGAGATCTCGCGTCCGCACAGAGAGCGCTCCTGCGAGCTTTACGATGTTCTCCAGCGCCACGTTCCGTTCCCCGCGTTCCACACCGCCCACATAGTTCCGATGCAGTCCCGCCCGTTCCGCCAGCTCCTCTTGCGAGTAGCCGCGATCTTCGCGTAAGGCACGTAAAGCCCTTCCGAAGAGGGATTTGGTCGAGACTTTAGCCACTTCATCATGGTTTGTCCTTGACCACTATGAGTCTACACACGATGAGTGTGATATTCTCGGTCACCGTGAACGGTTCGACTCATCTCTGATGCGCCGAGGTTTCCATGATCGAATGTAAAGAACTTGCTGGAAAGGTTATTCGCGTCTGCCATCTCTACGAAGACGGGGTTAACGGTCCCGAATTGCAGATCGAGTTTACCGATGGCACCAGCTTCGTAACTGGTCTCAAGGTTGAAGTGTCTTTCGAAGCCAGGTATCTGCGAAGCGACGGCGGCGGATCAACAATCCTCAAAGACTATACGCAGCCGGTCATCATCCCCCACTAGCTACGACAAATGGATTTCCTTCTGCACCGCCCTGGCAGGTAGGACATTTGCGTTGAAAAATGTCACTCCCGTTCGCCCCATACACCTGACCGCAGTGCGAGCAACCGAGCTGATAAACCCTCTGTAGATGATCCGTGCCCGGCAATCGAGTGTTCCGCACAACCACCTGACCATTCTTA is drawn from Edaphobacter lichenicola and contains these coding sequences:
- a CDS encoding muconolactone Delta-isomerase family protein codes for the protein MQFLVVTRRRSDAFPVAAWTRQLLEEEAEHVRALYLEGSIRAIWRRNDEPGAILIFEANTQDQVEQIMASLPLAKRGMLEVAMTTELTPYSGFGPR
- a CDS encoding winged helix-turn-helix transcriptional regulator codes for the protein MHDDCVVYIKKVTRVKEILDGKWKLQILCAMRSGPVRLSQLTRLAPAASKKGLRANLRSLESSHIVVRRDLSDSVLHVEYDFEDSVRESVCSLLDHLAAWGDVGDGRSV
- a CDS encoding carboxymuconolactone decarboxylase family protein, coding for MISTPELRDRGLALFETLYGTGAGDALVKDMEGLCPDFTDITIEWAIGGILSRPGLDHITRELVVIASCVTLGHTVQQLRAHTQAALTAGATKEQVVETILQLLFYAGGAAVRNALVNVKDLLPVTTPDPHTDSQGVVYQGDAA
- a CDS encoding LysR substrate-binding domain-containing protein, with the protein product MTPVSFGVHALAPACAAYLDKYPEVAIDLVVSDRPVDMVEEGFEVMVAIGDLIDSTLIARPLFPYRSVVCAAPSYIERNGTPKKPADLSRHTCLGFAHPLASRKWLLEGPQGPVSVPVSLAMTVNNGEALRMAALSGLGIIMQPEVLIAEDIRVGRLIRLLPDFSPTPKPVHLLTFPDQHLVPKIQTFVDFLTQHFRQDPGDQKPRASKKVASNSTKVVQSRQG
- a CDS encoding nucleotidyl transferase AbiEii/AbiGii toxin family protein, producing MASEAFEARVALLVRVLPHVATETCFALKGGTAINLFVRDLPRLSVDIDLVYVPIEDRETSLIGIRSALSRIAQKIRKAIPDGVVTDSANGGGTLVLVRQRNAQIKIEVTPVLRGTVHPVEVRTVRPIVEERFGFAEIQLVSFTDLYAGKLVAAIDRQHPRDLFDVQHLLANEGIDKALYQTFLAYILSHNRPAHELLQPHLKDIRQAFDREFVGMTVDETSLDTLLSTREQLVAEIRSRLDENSKLFLTSFHMLRPDWELTGSSTIRELPAIRWKLMNLERLQIENPEKYQTMLQKLDAALS
- a CDS encoding type IV toxin-antitoxin system AbiEi family antitoxin → MDAQRSSRLNHMLLSLPEGFLADSAWLQAQGLTRSSIRDYVDRGWLERIGPRVYRRPSQLTKAPLRWDVVVLSLQQLMHKPLHVGGRTAVELSGYAHYVEAGDTSRVYLYGAGLPSWLAKMPISAQFETRSLGLFANSNSGVEAKRYDMRSSEASGSLKDAEFRSPWEWSLTMSAPERAILEMIDELPHREGFHQVDVVMEGLANLRPQLLEKLLRECRSVKVKRLFLWYADRHGHAWFKHLDLSAVDLGKGKRQLVPQGHFDSRYQITLPMELFHAGGSNDGQ
- a CDS encoding site-specific integrase; the encoded protein is MTNALRPSELFAFRWKRFEYKASTLTVAETVYKGKIRDWGKTKKSLTVTIKDVQGVMRHSRTATTTDVYMQEIPASVQSTINSINLELRKSDARSRKNLKESASTAALLRSRRKPSERVTQNDTKSPRGGSERLPAYA
- a CDS encoding endonuclease/exonuclease/phosphatase family protein: MEIASWNVNSIKARLDHVKNWLEKRGPDILLLQELKGVDFPTETFRALGYESVAVTQKAYNGVAIVSRFPVKSVSQSLDGLGVDSAFEVESSRSHLA
- a CDS encoding helix-turn-helix domain-containing protein, yielding MAKVSTKSLFGRALRALREDRGYSQEELAERAGLHRNYVGGVERGERNVALENIVKLAGALSVRTRDLFDSLP